In the Acidobacteriota bacterium genome, one interval contains:
- a CDS encoding DUF302 domain-containing protein produces the protein MNPMSLVVGLVAGSLVGMILAGVVFVALMRRKMVQLRRSALDFEGTLEAIRKAVGAVPGWSFPMPELDFLEKLQKKGFGVQGIRKARIFFLCNPSHASEVVGQRPEMIGIMPCSWGVLEDEAGRVYLARMNIPLLSRMFTGVVGSTMRRVAEDEERMLAAIEGTSAGGRPACPPAP, from the coding sequence ATGAACCCGATGAGCCTCGTCGTGGGCCTGGTGGCCGGTTCGCTTGTCGGCATGATCCTCGCCGGCGTCGTCTTCGTTGCTCTGATGCGCAGGAAGATGGTTCAGCTTCGCCGTTCCGCCCTCGATTTCGAAGGCACCCTCGAGGCGATCCGCAAGGCTGTCGGCGCAGTGCCCGGGTGGAGTTTTCCCATGCCGGAGCTGGATTTCCTCGAAAAACTCCAGAAGAAGGGCTTTGGTGTGCAGGGCATTCGCAAGGCGCGCATTTTCTTCCTCTGCAATCCGAGCCACGCTTCCGAGGTGGTGGGCCAGCGTCCGGAGATGATCGGAATCATGCCCTGCTCGTGGGGGGTGCTCGAGGACGAGGCCGGCCGGGTCTACCTGGCCCGGATGAACATCCCCCTGCTCAGCCGGATGTTCACCGGCGTGGTCGGCAGCACCATGCGCCGGGTGGCGGAAGACGAGGAGCGGATGCTGGCCGCCATCGAAGGGACTTCGGCAGGGGGTCGCCCCGCCTGCCCGCCGGCTCCGTAG